Sequence from the Natronomonas marina genome:
TCGTCCACGGCCACGTCACCGTCGAGGGCGCTCGCGTGAACGCGCCCTCGTACAAGGTCGACGTCGCCCAGGAGGACCGCATCGAGTTCGACGACACGAGCCCGCTGGCCGACGAACTCCACCCGGAACGTGCGGAGGAACAATAACATGGCAGACGACAAGACCTGGGGCATCGCGCATGTGTATGCCTCGTTCAACAACACGATCATCACCGTAACGGACCTGACCGGCGCCGAGACGATTACGAAGTCCTCCGGCGGCACGGTCGTGAAGCAGAACCGCGACGAGGCGTCGCCGTACGCCGCCATGCAGATGGCGGAGGTCGTCGCCGAGGAGGTCCAAGACGCCGGCGTCGAGGGCGTCCATGTCCGGGTGCGCGGTCCGGGCGGCAACCAGCAGACCAACCCCGGACCGGGCGCGCAGGCGACCATCCGTGCGCTTGCCCGTGCCGGCCTGGAAATCGGCCGCATCGAGGACGTGACTCCCATCCCGCACGACGGCACGCGGGGCCCGAAGAACGCAGGGTTCTAACGATGGCAGAGGAGTACGACGTAACGTTCATCGACCGCGACGACCGGAGTGCGCGGTTCCTCGTCCGCGGCGTGACGCCCGCGTTCGCCAACGGGGTCCGGCGGGCGATCCTCGCCGACGTGCCGACGCTCTCGATCGACTCCGTGCGCGTCATCGAGAACTCGTCGGTCATGTTCGACGAGCAGATCGCGCTCCGGCTCGGTCTCGTCCCGCTGACGACGCCGGACGACTACCGGCCGGACGACGAGGTCACGCTGGCCATCGACGTCGAGGGGCCGGCCACCGCCTACTCGGGCGACCTGGTGTCGACCGACGACCAGGTCCAGCCCGCCGAGGAGAACGTTCCCATCATCGAACTGAAGGAGGGCCAGCGGCTCGAACTCGAGGCCGACGCGACCCTCGGCGTCGGCAAGGACCACGCCAAACACCAGGGCGGCGTGGCGGTCGGCTACCGGCACCTCCAGCGCGTCGAGGTCGTCGGCGAGAAAGGCGAGTTCGAGGACGACGACCCCGAGATCATCCGGGGCGTCATAGAAGCCGACGGCGAACTCGTCCCGACCGAGGAGTTCGACAACGACCTCAGCCAGCGGTACCCCGGCAAGGACGTCGAGGTCGAGGACGTGCCGAACGCCTTCGTCTTCAGCGTCGAGAGCGACGGGTCGATCCCGGTCGAGGAACTCGTCCTGGACGCCGTCGAGACGCTGGAGGCACGCGCGGACGAACTCGAAGAAGCGGTCCAACTGTAACCAACGATGTACCCACACACCCGGACTCGGACGATGGCTCGACGCGACGGCCCGGCCCGCGTCGGCAGCGGCGGAGCAGCCGCGCGCTCGCCGGCGGGGTCGCCGGCCACGAGCCCGGGGACCGAAAGCGGCTTTAGTGGGGCACGAAAACGAAACGGTGCGAGCAGGGATAGCCAAGTCAGGCCAACGGCGCAGCGTTCAGGGCGCTGTCCTGTAGAGGTCCGCAGGTTCAAATCCTGCTCCCTGCATCCACTTCTCAGGAGCAATAAACGATGAGTAGCAAGACGAACCCGAGGCTGACCAGTCTCATCGCGGACCTGAAGTCGACCGCCCGCAACGGCGGCAGCGAGGTCTGGAACGATGTGGCCGAGCGCCTCGAGAAGCCCCGGCGCACGCACGCGGAGGTCAACCTGGGCCGCATCGAGCGGTACGCCCAGGAGGACGAGACCGTCATCGTGCCCGGCAAGGTGCTCGGGTCCGGCGCCCTCCGGAAGGAGGTCACCGTCGCCGCCGTCGACTTCTCGTCGACGGCCCAGACGAAGATCGACCAGGTCGGCGAAGCAATCGAACTCGAACAGGCACTCGAAGACAACCCCGACGGCTCGAACGTGCGGGTGATTCGATGAGTTACGCGGAGTTCGACGCCGACATCGTCGTCGACGCCCGCGACTGTATCATGGGCCGCGTCGCCTCGCAGGTCGCCCAGCGCGCGCTGGACGGCGAGCGGGTCGCCGTGGTCAACGCAGAAAGCGCCGTCATCACGGGCAGCGAGGAGGACGTGATGTCGGTGTACCGGCAGCGGGACGCGGTCGGTTCCGACCAGGGACCGAACTACCCCAAGCGACCGGACCGCATCTTCAAGCGGTCGGTTCGCGGGATGGTCCCCTACAAGGAGACACGCGGCCGGGAGGCGCTCGGCCGGGTCCGCGTCTACGTCGGGAACCCGTACGAAGAAGCGGAGGTTCTCGAG
This genomic interval carries:
- a CDS encoding 50S ribosomal protein L18e encodes the protein MSSKTNPRLTSLIADLKSTARNGGSEVWNDVAERLEKPRRTHAEVNLGRIERYAQEDETVIVPGKVLGSGALRKEVTVAAVDFSSTAQTKIDQVGEAIELEQALEDNPDGSNVRVIR
- a CDS encoding 30S ribosomal protein S11, coding for MADDKTWGIAHVYASFNNTIITVTDLTGAETITKSSGGTVVKQNRDEASPYAAMQMAEVVAEEVQDAGVEGVHVRVRGPGGNQQTNPGPGAQATIRALARAGLEIGRIEDVTPIPHDGTRGPKNAGF
- a CDS encoding 50S ribosomal protein L13, giving the protein MSYAEFDADIVVDARDCIMGRVASQVAQRALDGERVAVVNAESAVITGSEEDVMSVYRQRDAVGSDQGPNYPKRPDRIFKRSVRGMVPYKETRGREALGRVRVYVGNPYEEAEVLEDTSLDRLSNIKFVSLGDVSENLGANVTW
- a CDS encoding DNA-directed RNA polymerase subunit D; this encodes MAEEYDVTFIDRDDRSARFLVRGVTPAFANGVRRAILADVPTLSIDSVRVIENSSVMFDEQIALRLGLVPLTTPDDYRPDDEVTLAIDVEGPATAYSGDLVSTDDQVQPAEENVPIIELKEGQRLELEADATLGVGKDHAKHQGGVAVGYRHLQRVEVVGEKGEFEDDDPEIIRGVIEADGELVPTEEFDNDLSQRYPGKDVEVEDVPNAFVFSVESDGSIPVEELVLDAVETLEARADELEEAVQL